In the genome of Dyadobacter fermentans DSM 18053, the window CAAAACGGCCAACAACCTGTTCGCGGTAGCGCTCGACCATCTCGGGCAGTCGCACGGCGTAAGGGCATTCTCGCTGCACCCCGGCTCGGTGAACGGTACCGAACTGGGGCGTGTGGCACCGATGGAGCTTTTCAGGCAAATGGGCACGCACGACGCCGACGGCAATATTTACCCGGAAGTGGCCCGGAAGCTGAAAACAATCCCACAGGGAGCAGCCACGACCATCTGGTGCGCTACCAGCCCGAAGCTCGAAGGGCTCGGCGGGCTATATTGCGAAAATGCGGACGTGGCGGAGGTGGATCACGGAAATATCGCGCACCGGTACGACGAACCGCTCACTTTACGCGGTGTGAAACCCTACTCGATCGATCCCGGTAACGCCCGCAGACTGTGGACTTTGAGCGAGCAATTGACAGGAATTGATTTTAAACCAAACTGACATCCGGTGGCACACGAGGCACACTACATTCATCCCGACCTGAAAATATCCGGATTTACGGAACATTTTCAAAAGAGCGACGTGCTGTTCGAATCGCATTTGCTGGTTTGGTTTATTTCGGGTGAGACGAAGATCATACAGGGCGGACAGGCGCATATTTTCGGAGCCGGTGACACGCTTTTCTTTCCACGCCACGAGCTGGTGACGGTGATTAACTATCCCAAAAACGGCCTCCCGCACCGATCTGTCGTCATGCATTTGACCGCCCCGCGGCTCGAAGCCTATTATGCGAAAAACAAAGTGGATGTGAAGCCCGTGCCCAGGCCCGGATTCAGGACATTTGAAAAGCATCCGCTCCTGCAAAGCTGCATGGCCTCGCTCGTCCCCTATTTTGACCTGCGCGAAGCACTGCCGGAAGCACTCGCGGGCATGAAGATCGAGGAGGCCATTACCATTTTGCGGACCATCGAGCCGGAAATTGACCACTTCCTGGCCGACTTCGGCGAGCCGGGTAAGATCAATCTGGTCGATTTTATGGAGCAACACTTCATGTACAACCTCCCGATGACCAAGTTTGGCTACCTTACCGGTCGCAGCCTCACGACTTTTAAGCGGGATTTTAAGAAAACCTACCAAACCACGCCGCAAAAGTGGCTTACCGAAAAACGGCTGGCCCTGGCCCATTACCTCATCCGCGAGAAGAAACGGCGACCGTCGGAGGTGTATCTGGAAGTCGGTTTCGAAAACCTGTCGCATTTCGGATATGCATTTAAAAAGCATTTTGGCTACGCACCTACGGATTGATTATCCCAAATGCCCCGACCGCTCCTTAATCCCGGGCGGTCGAGGCATTTAAAAACTTGCTATCCTTACATTACTATTTCAAAAAGTAGGCGGGGCGCGGTTCGGACGGGGTGCCGGGGCGCCGATGGGGGTAGCGGGCTTGATTTTGTCATATTCCACTACACCCGTTTTTTCCGCCCAGCGAAAGTAGTCGGCAGCGAGCTGGTCCACTACATTCGGGTTGGCGGAGGCCACATCGCTCGTTTCGCCGCGGTCGGTTTCGAGGTCGTAGAGCTCCCATTTGTAGGCCGGGTAGGTTGACACGATTTTCCATTTCCCCTTCCTCACAGCCCGGTTTCCGGCGCGTTCCCAAAAGATAGGCTCGCCGCCACGGTCCACCTCGCCCGATTTACCCGTGAGTACCGGCACCAGGCTTTTGCCCGGAAGGGTATTCGTAGCAACACCATTCGCTGTGGCCGGATAGGCGGCTTTGGCAAGATCATAGAACGTCGGCGCAAGGTCGATCAGGTGGCCGGTGCCCTTCACGATCTGCCCGCCTTTGATCTGCCGGGGAAACCAGGCAATGAATGGCGCGCTGATACCGCCTTCGTGCATGTTGTTCTTATATGCGGCGTGCGGTGCGTTTGACACGTACGCCCAGGGCTGGTCCTGATACACATACGAACCTGCCGTGCCCGCCGGGCCGGTGTTGCGCTGTGGCCTGCGCGGAGATGCGCCCGCGTAACCACCCTGCGCACCATTGTCGGAAATGAAGACAATCAGCGTGTTATCGTCTTTGTTAAGCGCTTTCAGTTTTTCGCGAAGCTTGCCTATATTCTGGTCCACCCGATCGACCATCGCCGCATAAATCTCCATTTTACGCTCCCAAAGCAGTTTTTCATCATATGGCACATTCTCCCAGGGCGTCACGTCCTTGTCGCGCGCCGCCACGGATTGTTTGGGATCGGTAATGCCCAGCGCTTTCTGCCTTTGCAGGCGCTCGGCACGGAGCGAGTCCCAGCCGATGCTGTACCGGCCCTTGTATTTGGCAATATCCGCTTCCGGGGCTTGCAGCGGCCAGTGCGGCGCATTGTAGGCGAGGTAAAGGAAAAACGGCTTGGCGGTTTTGCTTTGCTCGTCGAGGAATGCGAGGGCGTGATCGGTGATCTCGTCGGTCAGGTATTTGTCGGGCGGCAGGTTAATGCGCTTATTGTTCTCCACCAGCTCCACAGCCGGGCCTTTGCCGTATTTTCCAATATCGAAATAGTTGCTTGCCCCATTGATGAAACCA includes:
- a CDS encoding helix-turn-helix domain-containing protein gives rise to the protein MAHEAHYIHPDLKISGFTEHFQKSDVLFESHLLVWFISGETKIIQGGQAHIFGAGDTLFFPRHELVTVINYPKNGLPHRSVVMHLTAPRLEAYYAKNKVDVKPVPRPGFRTFEKHPLLQSCMASLVPYFDLREALPEALAGMKIEEAITILRTIEPEIDHFLADFGEPGKINLVDFMEQHFMYNLPMTKFGYLTGRSLTTFKRDFKKTYQTTPQKWLTEKRLALAHYLIREKKRRPSEVYLEVGFENLSHFGYAFKKHFGYAPTD
- a CDS encoding arylsulfatase — protein: MKTSAFFAAALFAFSAVAAQKKSAPDRRVADQRPNIILIMVDDLGYSDIGAYGSEIKTPHIDQLAGEGIRFREFYNNSICAPTRASLITGQYPHKAGVGYFNVNLGLPAYQGYLNKESLTFGEVLRNAGYSTLLSGKWHVGNDSTAWPNQRGFDRFYGFINGASNYFDIGKYGKGPAVELVENNKRINLPPDKYLTDEITDHALAFLDEQSKTAKPFFLYLAYNAPHWPLQAPEADIAKYKGRYSIGWDSLRAERLQRQKALGITDPKQSVAARDKDVTPWENVPYDEKLLWERKMEIYAAMVDRVDQNIGKLREKLKALNKDDNTLIVFISDNGAQGGYAGASPRRPQRNTGPAGTAGSYVYQDQPWAYVSNAPHAAYKNNMHEGGISAPFIAWFPRQIKGGQIVKGTGHLIDLAPTFYDLAKAAYPATANGVATNTLPGKSLVPVLTGKSGEVDRGGEPIFWERAGNRAVRKGKWKIVSTYPAYKWELYDLETDRGETSDVASANPNVVDQLAADYFRWAEKTGVVEYDKIKPATPIGAPAPRPNRAPPTF